The DNA sequence ATAGAAACTCTTCGGGCGCTGGTATGCTTTCACATACATGGTCCACCTCGCAAGCTTGAATAATTTGCTCGACCAACTCTTCCGTCGTCGGGATCATGCCGCCATAGCGACTATACAACAGCACGGGCCGACGACCTTCGACGGCCAGCCGCACATCTTCGACCAATTGACCATGACTGAGTTCAACTGTCAGGAAACAGTCGGCCCACTCTGTCATGACGGCAATTTCTCTGGCCGGGAATGGCCACAGAGTAATGGGTCGGAATAATCCGGCTCGAATGCCTCGCGCGCGCGCTTGATCAATTGCTGTTTTCAGCACACGCGAGACGATGCCGTAGCCGATCAGGATGATGTCGGCATCATCGGTTTTGTACTTTTCGTAGAGGTCGGTTGTCTGACGCATCCGCTCGTACTTCTCTTCCAATCGCAGAATGTGTTGCTCCAACTCTTCAGGCGATAGGTATATTGAGCTAATCAAATTGCTCCGTGTCTCTGCATCGCCGCGGACCGCCCAGTCTTTGATCGGCGGTGAGATCAGCGTCTCTGGGAACTCAACCGGCTCCATCATCTGGCCAATGAACCCATCGGCCAGCACAATCACTGGATTGCGGAACTGATCGGCCAACTCGAAGGCCAGGATCGTCAAGTCGCACATCTCCTGCGCGGAATTGGGGGCCAGCACAATCGTCCGATAGTTGCCATGCCCACCACCTTTGACGATCTGATGATAATCCGATTGTTCTGGCGCGATGTTGCCCAGGCCGGGGCCGCCTCGCATGATGTCCACAATGACACAGGGCAATTCCGAGCCCGCGAGGTATGAAATGCCCTCTTGCATGAGGCTCAACCCCGGCCCAGACGAAGCCGTCATCGCGCGCTCACCGGCCGCGGCTGCACCATACACCATGTTGATCGCCGCTACCTCACTCTCTGC is a window from the Blastocatellia bacterium genome containing:
- a CDS encoding 3-methyl-2-oxobutanoate dehydrogenase subunit VorB, with product MVKELIKGNEAVVKAAILAGCRSFYGYPITPASEIAEAAAKYFPLVGGTFLQAESEVAAINMVYGAAAAGERAMTASSGPGLSLMQEGISYLAGSELPCVIVDIMRGGPGLGNIAPEQSDYHQIVKGGGHGNYRTIVLAPNSAQEMCDLTILAFELADQFRNPVIVLADGFIGQMMEPVEFPETLISPPIKDWAVRGDAETRSNLISSIYLSPEELEQHILRLEEKYERMRQTTDLYEKYKTDDADIILIGYGIVSRVLKTAIDQARARGIRAGLFRPITLWPFPAREIAVMTEWADCFLTVELSHGQLVEDVRLAVEGRRPVLLYSRYGGMIPTTEELVEQIIQACEVDHVCESIPAPEEFLWGV